The Streptomyces sp. NBC_01353 genome contains a region encoding:
- a CDS encoding lysophospholipid acyltransferase family protein, which translates to MIYGAMKFSIGGSLKLAFRPWVEGLENIPAEGPAILASNHLSFSDSFFLPAVLDRKVTFIAKAEYFTSPGVKGKLTAAFFKGVGQLPVDRSGARGAGEAAIKAGIDVIEKGGLFGIYPEGTRSPDGRLYRGKPGGLARVALATGAPVIPVAMIDTEKIQPPGKVVPKLMRPGIRIGKPLDFSRYQGMEGDRFILRSVTDEVMYEIMKLSGQEYVDIYATAAKRQIADAEKAAKEAVKAEIAAREESGA; encoded by the coding sequence TTGATCTACGGCGCAATGAAGTTCTCCATCGGAGGCTCACTGAAGCTCGCCTTCAGGCCTTGGGTGGAGGGCCTCGAGAACATTCCCGCCGAGGGGCCGGCGATCCTCGCGAGCAACCACCTGTCCTTCTCGGACTCCTTCTTCCTGCCCGCGGTCCTCGACCGCAAGGTCACCTTCATCGCCAAGGCCGAGTACTTCACCTCGCCCGGTGTGAAGGGCAAGCTCACCGCCGCCTTCTTCAAGGGCGTCGGCCAGCTCCCCGTGGACCGCTCCGGCGCCCGCGGTGCGGGCGAGGCGGCGATCAAGGCCGGTATCGACGTCATCGAGAAGGGCGGGCTCTTCGGGATCTACCCCGAGGGCACCCGCTCGCCCGACGGCCGGCTCTACCGCGGCAAGCCCGGCGGCCTCGCGCGCGTGGCCCTGGCTACCGGCGCGCCGGTCATCCCCGTCGCCATGATCGACACCGAGAAGATCCAGCCGCCCGGCAAGGTCGTCCCCAAGCTGATGCGCCCGGGGATCCGGATCGGCAAGCCGCTCGACTTCAGCCGCTACCAGGGCATGGAGGGCGACCGCTTCATCCTCCGCTCGGTGACCGACGAGGTCATGTACGAGATCATGAAGCTGTCCGGCCAGGAGTACGTCGACATCTACGCGACCGCTGCCAAGCGTCAGATCGCGGATGCCGAGAAGGCCGCCAAGGAGGCCGTCAAGGCCGAGATCGCGGCGCGGGAAGAGTCCGGCGCCTGA
- a CDS encoding alpha/beta fold hydrolase, producing the protein MPVLPGAEPYRHEGGEVGVLLCHGFTGSPQSLRPWAEYLAERGLTVSLPLLPGHGTRWEDMQLTTWHDWYAEVDRALRELLASCERVFVFGLSMGGALALRLAAKYGDAVQGLVLVNPGNKVHGLAAHALPVVRHFVRSTNGIASDIAKEGAAEIGYDRVPLHAAHSLRRLFQTVDAELPQVTQPVVVLHSTQDHVVPPADTARILSRISSTDVKEILLEQSYHVATLDHDAERIFEESWAFLCRLAPEAVGEKGSTSSG; encoded by the coding sequence GTGCCGGTCCTTCCTGGAGCCGAGCCGTACCGCCATGAGGGCGGAGAGGTCGGCGTCCTTCTCTGTCACGGTTTCACCGGTTCCCCGCAGTCGCTGCGCCCGTGGGCGGAGTATCTGGCCGAGCGCGGTCTCACGGTGTCGCTGCCGCTGCTGCCCGGGCACGGCACGCGCTGGGAGGACATGCAGCTCACGACCTGGCACGACTGGTACGCGGAGGTGGACCGGGCGCTGCGGGAGCTGCTCGCGAGCTGCGAGCGGGTCTTCGTCTTCGGCCTGTCCATGGGCGGGGCGCTGGCGCTGCGTCTCGCGGCCAAGTACGGGGACGCGGTGCAGGGCCTCGTCCTCGTGAACCCCGGCAACAAGGTCCACGGCTTGGCGGCGCACGCGCTGCCGGTGGTCCGCCACTTCGTCCGGTCGACGAACGGCATCGCCAGCGACATCGCCAAGGAGGGTGCGGCGGAGATCGGTTACGACCGGGTGCCGCTGCACGCGGCGCACTCCCTGCGCCGGTTGTTCCAGACGGTGGACGCGGAGCTGCCGCAGGTCACGCAGCCGGTGGTGGTCCTGCACAGCACGCAGGACCATGTGGTGCCGCCCGCCGACACGGCGCGGATCCTGAGCAGGATCTCCTCGACGGACGTGAAGGAGATCCTGCTGGAACAGAGCTACCACGTGGCGACGTTGGACCACGATGCGGAGCGGATCTTCGAGGAGAGCTGGGCGTTCCTCTGCCGCCTCGCTCCGGAGGCCGTGGGGGAGAAGGGGAGCACGAGCAGTGGCTGA
- a CDS encoding endonuclease/exonuclease/phosphatase family protein translates to MAITGLPNSRTEADGSAVVRVLSYNIRSMRDDEDALARVIRACAPDLVFVQEAPRFFRWRKHAARLAAKSELVMLSGGATAAGPLLMCSLRATVERTEDVLLPLTPGLHRRGFATAVVRFAGARVGLISCHLSLRSDERYAQAGMVLDRVAAMDVPHTIVAGDLNERPGGRSFTRLTKELQDGWAASPWGGEYTSTPTDPHQRIDAILATEGVEFLGCGVPTDLDPMDLRTATDHLPVLAAVRIPAT, encoded by the coding sequence ATGGCGATCACCGGGCTGCCCAACTCCCGCACCGAGGCGGACGGTTCGGCCGTCGTCCGGGTGCTCAGCTACAACATCCGCTCGATGCGCGACGACGAGGACGCCCTCGCCCGGGTCATCCGCGCCTGCGCGCCCGATCTCGTCTTCGTCCAGGAGGCGCCGCGCTTCTTCCGCTGGCGCAAGCACGCGGCCCGGCTCGCCGCCAAGAGTGAGCTCGTCATGCTGAGCGGCGGCGCCACGGCCGCCGGGCCGCTGCTGATGTGCTCGCTGAGGGCCACCGTGGAGAGGACCGAGGACGTGCTGCTGCCGCTGACCCCCGGGCTGCACCGGCGCGGCTTCGCCACAGCCGTCGTACGGTTCGCCGGCGCGAGAGTCGGGCTCATCAGCTGTCATCTGAGCCTGCGGAGCGACGAACGGTACGCGCAGGCCGGGATGGTTCTCGACCGGGTCGCCGCCATGGACGTCCCGCACACGATCGTCGCCGGGGACCTCAACGAACGCCCCGGCGGCCGGAGCTTCACCCGCCTCACCAAGGAGCTCCAGGACGGGTGGGCGGCCAGCCCCTGGGGCGGCGAGTACACCTCGACGCCCACCGACCCGCACCAGCGCATCGACGCGATCCTGGCGACCGAGGGCGTCGAGTTCCTCGGCTGCGGAGTCCCGACGGACCTCGACCCGATGGACCTCAGAACGGCGACGGACCACCTCCCGGTCCTTGCGGCGGTCAGGATCCCGGCGACCTGA
- a CDS encoding ROK family glucokinase has translation MGLTIGVDIGGTKIAAGVVDEEGNILDTHKVPTPPTPEGIVDAICAAVSEAGKGHQIEAVGIGAAGYVDDKRATVLFAPNIDWRHEPLKDKVEQRVGLPVVVENDANAAAWGEYKFGAGQGHEDVICITLGTGLGGGIIIGNKLRRGRFGVAAEFGHIRVVPDGLLCGCGSQGCWEQYASGRALVRYAKQRAHATPERAEILLGLGDGTSDGIEGKHVSAAARQGDPVAVDSFRELARWAGAGLADLASLFDPSAFIVGGGVSDEGELVLDPIRKSFRRWLIGGEWRPHAQVLAAQLGGKAGLVGAADLARQG, from the coding sequence ATGGGACTCACCATCGGCGTCGACATCGGCGGCACGAAGATCGCGGCCGGCGTGGTCGACGAGGAGGGCAACATCCTCGACACGCACAAGGTGCCCACCCCGCCGACCCCCGAAGGCATCGTCGACGCGATCTGCGCCGCCGTGTCCGAGGCCGGCAAGGGTCATCAGATCGAGGCTGTCGGCATCGGTGCCGCGGGCTACGTCGACGACAAGCGCGCCACCGTCCTCTTCGCGCCGAACATCGACTGGCGGCACGAGCCGCTGAAGGACAAGGTCGAGCAGCGGGTCGGCCTTCCGGTCGTGGTCGAGAACGACGCGAACGCGGCGGCCTGGGGCGAGTACAAGTTCGGCGCCGGGCAGGGCCACGAGGACGTCATCTGCATCACGCTCGGCACCGGCCTCGGCGGCGGCATCATCATCGGCAACAAGCTCCGCCGCGGACGCTTCGGCGTGGCGGCCGAGTTCGGCCACATCCGGGTCGTCCCCGACGGCCTGCTGTGCGGCTGCGGCAGCCAGGGCTGCTGGGAGCAGTACGCCTCCGGCCGCGCGCTCGTCCGGTACGCGAAGCAGCGTGCCCACGCCACGCCCGAGCGCGCGGAGATCCTCCTCGGCCTGGGCGACGGCACCTCCGACGGCATCGAGGGCAAGCACGTCAGCGCGGCGGCCCGACAGGGCGACCCGGTGGCCGTGGACTCATTCCGTGAGCTGGCCCGCTGGGCCGGCGCGGGCCTCGCGGACCTGGCGTCGCTCTTCGACCCCTCGGCGTTCATCGTGGGCGGAGGCGTCTCGGACGAGGGCGAGCTGGTGCTCGACCCGATCCGGAAGTCGTTCCGCCGCTGGCTGATCGGCGGCGAGTGGCGGCCGCACGCCCAGGTGCTCGCGGCCCAGCTCGGCGGCAAGGCCGGCCTGGTCGGCGCGGCGGACCTGGCCCGCCAGGGCTGA
- a CDS encoding DUF5931 domain-containing protein, with protein MAKRERVVRMSVEQPLWRALTAYRVGTMIYAVLIFVFGRDRYERPWVAVAFLAVMCVWTLATLPKVANAVSCTKRFLIADLAVALTGILLTPLADEQAQSVDGPTLPTIWTAGAVLAYAIKGGWRWAGFASSLVAVANIIERSHPTRDTLHNVLLVWVASIAIGYVVEVARASERTLARALEIEAATRERERLARDIHDSVLQVLAMVQRRGTALGGEAAELGRMAGEQEVALRTLVAGGLTRPSLVSEDESEGAVVRFVEEPDDDCPVDLRALLAPRAGAKVTLSDPGAPVLLQPAAARELAAAVGAALDNVRVHAGGKAQAWILVEDWPDEVIVTVRDDGPGIPEGRLAQAEGEGRMGVALSIRGRLRDLGGTAELISVPGQGTEVELKVPRDPRGKAGTR; from the coding sequence ATGGCCAAGCGCGAGCGTGTCGTGCGGATGTCGGTCGAGCAGCCGCTGTGGCGCGCGCTCACCGCGTACCGCGTCGGAACGATGATCTACGCCGTTCTGATCTTCGTCTTCGGCCGGGACCGCTACGAGCGGCCCTGGGTGGCCGTCGCCTTCCTCGCCGTCATGTGCGTCTGGACCCTGGCCACCCTGCCCAAGGTGGCGAACGCGGTCAGCTGCACCAAGCGCTTCCTGATCGCCGACCTCGCCGTCGCCCTGACCGGCATCCTGCTCACCCCGCTCGCGGACGAGCAGGCCCAGTCGGTCGACGGTCCCACCCTGCCGACGATATGGACCGCCGGAGCCGTCCTCGCGTACGCGATCAAGGGCGGCTGGCGCTGGGCCGGCTTCGCCTCCTCGCTGGTCGCCGTCGCCAACATCATCGAGCGCAGCCACCCCACCCGGGACACCCTCCACAACGTCCTCCTCGTGTGGGTGGCGTCCATCGCCATCGGCTACGTCGTCGAGGTCGCCCGCGCCTCCGAACGCACCCTCGCCCGCGCCCTGGAGATCGAGGCCGCGACCCGGGAGCGGGAGCGGCTCGCCCGGGACATCCACGACAGCGTCCTCCAGGTCCTGGCGATGGTGCAGCGGCGCGGTACGGCGCTGGGCGGCGAGGCCGCCGAGCTGGGCCGGATGGCGGGTGAGCAGGAGGTCGCGCTGCGGACCCTGGTCGCCGGTGGGCTGACCAGGCCGTCGCTGGTCTCCGAGGACGAGTCCGAAGGGGCCGTGGTCCGCTTCGTCGAGGAGCCGGACGACGACTGCCCGGTCGATCTGCGCGCCCTGCTCGCCCCGCGGGCCGGGGCGAAGGTCACGCTCTCCGACCCGGGCGCCCCGGTCCTGCTGCAGCCCGCCGCCGCCCGCGAACTGGCCGCCGCCGTCGGCGCCGCCCTGGACAACGTCCGGGTGCACGCGGGCGGGAAGGCCCAGGCCTGGATCCTGGTCGAGGACTGGCCGGACGAGGTGATCGTGACGGTACGGGACGACGGCCCGGGCATCCCGGAGGGGCGGCTCGCCCAGGCGGAGGGCGAGGGCCGGATGGGGGTCGCCCTGTCCATCCGGGGCA